One segment of Thermodesulfovibrio sp. 3907-1M DNA contains the following:
- a CDS encoding zinc ribbon domain-containing protein, whose translation MFRRVISPALYGLIVICFFLPWVNVSCQNYKIASISGIQFVTGKTLEEPQMFKSQFGMGQYGMQNVPSKSPKEGKIDPQLYVILALVCVITGLVLSFVKGRIGSLTTSISAVAGFIFVILQKFKLENELVQKSQGLIQLDFLLGFYLTLLLLLAAVAVNVYSLTQSEASVTTSVKKPPESAFKFCPECGAKNEAGNVFCKECGTKFPE comes from the coding sequence CCTGGGTAAATGTATCATGTCAGAACTACAAAATTGCAAGTATAAGTGGAATTCAATTTGTCACAGGAAAAACTCTTGAAGAACCCCAGATGTTTAAAAGCCAGTTTGGAATGGGGCAATATGGAATGCAAAATGTTCCTTCTAAATCACCAAAGGAGGGAAAAATTGACCCTCAACTATATGTTATCCTTGCACTTGTTTGTGTTATTACGGGTCTTGTTTTAAGTTTTGTAAAAGGCAGAATAGGCTCACTTACTACAAGCATATCAGCAGTAGCAGGTTTTATATTTGTAATACTTCAAAAATTTAAACTTGAAAATGAGTTGGTGCAGAAATCACAGGGACTTATTCAGCTTGATTTTTTACTTGGTTTTTATCTTACCTTGCTTCTTTTGCTTGCTGCAGTTGCTGTAAATGTTTACTCTCTTACACAGAGTGAAGCTTCTGTAACTACCTCTGTTAAGAAACCACCGGAATCAGCATTTAAATTCTGCCCTGAGTGTGGAGCAAAAAATGAAGCAGGCAATGTCTTTTGTAAAGAATGCGGGACAAAATTTCCTGAATAA
- a CDS encoding zinc ribbon domain-containing protein produces MVEFFDKLKEGIDKVSIKAKETLEITKIKGQISKIQEQKRKAFEELGSIVYEMINSETIDIDKLKEKAEAIKEFERQIKEKEQEILEIQAKTQQEIEGLKAESKATNLCECGAIIPEGSKFCVKCGKKVEIKEEEAQTEKKPSTAQHCECGAVIPPGAKFCVKCGRQVMPQ; encoded by the coding sequence ATGGTAGAGTTTTTTGACAAACTCAAGGAAGGCATAGATAAGGTAAGCATCAAAGCAAAAGAAACACTTGAAATAACAAAAATAAAAGGACAGATAAGTAAAATTCAGGAACAAAAAAGAAAAGCCTTTGAAGAATTGGGTAGTATTGTTTATGAAATGATTAATTCTGAGACTATTGATATAGATAAGCTTAAAGAAAAAGCAGAAGCAATTAAAGAATTTGAGAGGCAGATTAAAGAAAAAGAACAGGAAATCCTTGAGATTCAAGCAAAAACGCAGCAGGAAATTGAAGGATTGAAGGCAGAATCAAAAGCTACAAATTTATGTGAATGTGGAGCTATAATTCCTGAAGGTTCTAAATTTTGTGTTAAGTGTGGGAAGAAAGTTGAGATAAAAGAAGAGGAAGCTCAAACAGAAAAAAAGCCTTCAACAGCCCAACATTGTGAGTGCGGAGCTGTCATTCCCCCGGGAGCAAAGTTTTGCGTAAAATGCGGGAGGCAAGTTATGCCTCAATAA